The Saccharomonospora cyanea NA-134 genome includes a region encoding these proteins:
- a CDS encoding TauD/TfdA family dioxygenase, with protein sequence MLSASAASLLDVDVQPGKPPVLRTGAVTDPVTWVSGHRDALRSVVDEYGSVLVRGLGLRDVTAVGTVFHRLADSLMTEREAFAARETYADGVYSSVTWPSNQPMCMHHELSYRLEFPSLMLFACLTAPTRGGATGVADSPTVLDALPTDLVERFEREGWLLTRSYNDEIGATVEEAFGTDDRAAVESYCRANAIEFAWQPDGTLRTRQRRSAVVRHPVNGRRCWCNQIAFLNEWTIDPEVREYLVEVYGADGLPFNTHFGGGDPIGKDVVDVLNAVYEEHTAREPWQPGDVMLVDNIRTAHSRESFEGPRDVGVGMAEPVRLTPPEQLW encoded by the coding sequence ATGTTGTCCGCCTCCGCCGCATCGCTGCTCGATGTGGACGTTCAACCCGGTAAACCGCCCGTGCTGCGGACCGGCGCCGTCACGGACCCGGTGACGTGGGTGTCCGGGCACCGCGATGCCCTGCGCAGCGTGGTCGACGAGTACGGCTCGGTCCTGGTGCGCGGGCTCGGGCTCCGCGACGTGACCGCGGTCGGCACCGTCTTCCACCGGCTGGCCGACAGTCTGATGACCGAGCGGGAAGCGTTCGCCGCCCGCGAGACCTACGCCGACGGCGTGTACTCGTCGGTGACGTGGCCGTCGAACCAGCCGATGTGCATGCACCACGAGCTGAGCTACCGGCTGGAGTTCCCCAGCCTCATGCTGTTCGCGTGCCTGACCGCGCCCACCAGAGGTGGAGCCACCGGCGTGGCCGATTCCCCGACCGTGCTGGACGCGCTGCCCACCGACCTGGTCGAACGGTTCGAACGGGAGGGGTGGCTGCTCACCCGCTCGTACAACGACGAGATCGGGGCCACCGTCGAAGAGGCGTTCGGCACCGACGACCGCGCGGCGGTGGAGAGCTACTGCCGTGCCAACGCGATCGAGTTCGCGTGGCAGCCCGACGGCACGCTGCGCACCCGCCAGCGGCGCAGCGCCGTGGTGCGGCATCCGGTCAACGGGCGGCGCTGCTGGTGCAACCAGATCGCGTTTCTCAACGAGTGGACGATCGACCCGGAGGTGCGGGAGTACCTCGTCGAGGTCTACGGCGCCGACGGCCTGCCGTTCAACACGCACTTCGGCGGTGGTGATCCCATAGGCAAGGACGTCGTGGACGTGCTGAACGCCGTCTACGAGGAGCACACCGCCCGGGAGCCGTGGCAGCCCGGCGACGTGATGCTCGTCGACAACATCCGCACGGCGCACAGCAGGGAGTCCTTCGAGGGACCGCGCGACGTGGGAGTCGGCATGGCCGAACCGGTCCGCCTGACCCCGCCCGAACAGCTCTGGTGA
- a CDS encoding AraC family transcriptional regulator encodes MRARRGAAPRDWDQASRKVAEAYFPHELRLLSGTRDPRLTLHTLDLGPVLIGHVGWGADVRVACDYPGAYEVNLPLTGHLESRGRHGAVVSMPGQATVFRSDTPTLISHWDATCTVLGVKFDSVWLDREAERVLGTDRATLRGALPEQLVLADGRGHAWRTLIGSLTAHLRDPGLLGDCGPVREQLAGAVAAGFLLTGCPELGSGPAPRPRAIRRVVDQVHDDPARAWTAGKLAAVAGTSVRRLQEGFRQWLGCTPTEYLTDVRLQRAHADLLADPSLGISEVAARWSFSSASRFAAAYRKRYGVSPSQARRDGGGHG; translated from the coding sequence ATGCGTGCACGGCGAGGTGCCGCTCCCCGGGACTGGGACCAGGCGTCCCGGAAGGTGGCGGAAGCGTACTTCCCGCACGAGCTGCGCCTGCTCAGCGGGACCCGCGATCCACGGTTGACCTTGCACACCCTCGACCTCGGCCCGGTGTTGATCGGACACGTCGGCTGGGGTGCCGACGTGCGGGTGGCGTGCGACTATCCCGGTGCCTACGAGGTCAACCTGCCCCTGACCGGGCATCTGGAAAGCCGGGGCAGACACGGCGCAGTGGTCTCCATGCCGGGGCAGGCCACGGTCTTCCGCTCGGACACGCCCACCCTCATCAGCCACTGGGACGCGACGTGCACCGTGCTCGGCGTCAAGTTCGACAGTGTATGGCTGGATCGGGAGGCCGAGCGAGTACTGGGCACCGACCGCGCGACCCTGCGCGGCGCACTGCCCGAACAGTTGGTGCTCGCCGACGGCCGCGGTCACGCATGGCGCACGCTCATCGGCAGCCTGACGGCCCACCTGCGCGACCCCGGCCTGCTCGGGGACTGCGGTCCGGTTCGTGAGCAGCTCGCCGGAGCGGTCGCGGCCGGATTCCTGCTCACCGGGTGTCCGGAGCTCGGGTCCGGCCCCGCGCCGCGTCCAAGGGCGATCCGGCGTGTGGTGGACCAGGTGCACGACGACCCCGCCCGCGCGTGGACCGCGGGCAAGCTGGCCGCCGTGGCGGGAACCAGCGTCCGGCGATTGCAGGAGGGTTTCCGCCAGTGGCTCGGGTGCACGCCGACGGAGTACCTGACCGACGTCCGTCTGCAGCGTGCCCACGCCGACCTGCTCGCCGATCCCTCGCTCGGTATCAGCGAGGTGGCGGCCCGCTGGAGCTTCTCCAGCGCCAGCCGGTTCGCCGCCGCATACCGCAAGCGCTACGGGGTGTCGCCGTCACAGGCACGCCGGGACGGTGGCGGACACGGCTGA
- the sbnA gene encoding 2,3-diaminopropionate biosynthesis protein SbnA: MPVITAPLEFNEEQLYVDLESMFGHSLFLKCEGFNFAGSIKLKAAIEMVESAEQHGLVTPDTILVESSSGNLGVALAIIAASKGYEFLCVTDTRCNLSARRLIEALGSQVHIITEPAPDRGFLGARLDYVHSLCASDPRYVWLNQYSNPSNWKAHYRRTAPEIARQFPNLDVLFIGTGTTGTLMGCARYFRELGSPVRIVAVDSVGSVTFGGEPGRRMIPGLGTSVRPRLLDESYVDDVVIVDEVDTIRACHRLARSGFLFGGSTGTVVSGAMDWLARHGSPGMTSVAIAPDLGERYLDTLYQTNWLQGLYGEDVLNFAEIAAGVRPG; the protein is encoded by the coding sequence GTGCCTGTCATAACCGCTCCCCTGGAATTCAACGAGGAACAACTCTACGTCGACCTCGAGTCGATGTTCGGGCACTCACTGTTTTTGAAGTGCGAGGGCTTCAACTTCGCCGGTTCGATCAAGCTCAAGGCCGCGATCGAAATGGTGGAGTCGGCTGAGCAGCACGGTCTGGTGACACCGGACACCATCCTGGTGGAGTCGTCGTCGGGCAACCTCGGTGTGGCGTTGGCCATCATCGCGGCGAGCAAGGGGTATGAGTTCCTGTGCGTGACCGACACCCGGTGCAACCTGTCGGCGCGGCGGCTGATCGAGGCCCTGGGCAGTCAGGTGCACATCATCACCGAACCGGCCCCCGACCGCGGTTTCCTCGGCGCCCGCCTGGACTACGTCCACTCCCTGTGCGCATCCGACCCTCGGTACGTGTGGCTGAACCAGTACTCGAACCCGAGCAACTGGAAGGCCCACTACCGCAGGACCGCACCCGAGATCGCCCGCCAGTTCCCGAACCTGGACGTGCTGTTCATCGGTACCGGCACCACCGGCACGTTGATGGGCTGCGCCCGGTACTTCCGCGAACTGGGCAGTCCGGTGCGGATCGTCGCCGTGGACAGCGTCGGTTCGGTGACCTTCGGCGGAGAGCCGGGACGCCGGATGATCCCCGGCCTCGGGACCAGCGTCCGCCCCCGATTGCTGGACGAGTCCTATGTGGACGACGTTGTGATAGTAGACGAGGTGGACACCATCCGCGCGTGCCACCGGCTGGCTCGCAGCGGCTTCCTCTTCGGCGGATCCACCGGCACCGTCGTCAGCGGCGCGATGGACTGGCTCGCCCGCCACGGCTCTCCCGGGATGACCTCGGTCGCCATCGCCCCGGACCTCGGCGAGCGCTACCTGGACACGCTGTACCAGACCAACTGGCTGCAGGGCCTCTACGGCGAGGACGTGCTGAACTTCGCTGAGATCGCCGCCGGCGTCCGGCCAGGGTGA
- the sbnB gene encoding 2,3-diaminopropionate biosynthesis protein SbnB has protein sequence MPTVSSSAASSVPQPPTSEPITAPSFAVIPGAQVRQVLRGREPEMVELVENTYRLHSAGDSVNPQSYFLRFPDRPTSRIIALPASIGGDVNVAGVKWISSFPGNVAAGIPRASAVLILNDHDTGYPFACLESSIISATRTAAFATLAADRLSRDRDRPVRVGFIGVGLIARYIHAFLTGTGWSFEEIGVCDTSPDSIVGFQRYLERSGTEGTVSVHTDAESLIRSSDLLVFATVAGRPHISDPSWFTHNPLVLHVSLRDLAPEIVLASTNIVDDVEHCLKADTSPHLAEQLTGDRDFLDGTLHDVMAGKVRPRPDLPVVFSPFGLGVLDLAVGQYVYDTLVRSGELDVVDDFFHELRRYG, from the coding sequence ATGCCCACAGTCTCTTCTTCCGCGGCCTCGTCGGTACCACAGCCACCGACGAGCGAACCGATCACCGCGCCGTCCTTCGCGGTGATCCCGGGTGCCCAGGTGCGGCAGGTTCTGCGGGGACGGGAGCCCGAGATGGTAGAGCTGGTCGAGAACACGTACCGCCTGCACAGCGCGGGCGACTCGGTCAACCCACAGTCCTACTTCCTGCGCTTTCCCGACCGGCCGACCTCCCGCATCATCGCGCTGCCCGCCTCGATCGGCGGCGACGTCAACGTAGCCGGCGTGAAGTGGATCTCCAGCTTCCCCGGCAACGTGGCGGCGGGAATCCCGAGGGCGTCGGCGGTGCTCATCCTCAACGACCACGACACCGGCTACCCCTTCGCATGTCTGGAGAGCTCGATCATCAGCGCCACCAGGACCGCCGCGTTCGCGACGCTGGCTGCCGACCGGCTCAGCCGCGACCGGGACCGCCCGGTGCGAGTGGGGTTCATCGGTGTGGGCTTGATCGCCCGTTACATCCACGCGTTCCTGACCGGCACGGGGTGGTCCTTCGAGGAGATCGGCGTCTGCGACACCTCGCCCGACAGCATCGTGGGCTTCCAGCGCTACCTGGAGCGGTCCGGAACCGAGGGCACGGTGAGCGTGCACACGGACGCGGAGAGCCTGATCCGATCGAGCGACCTGCTGGTCTTCGCGACCGTCGCCGGTCGCCCGCACATCAGCGACCCGTCGTGGTTCACACACAACCCGCTGGTACTGCACGTCTCGCTACGGGACCTCGCGCCGGAGATCGTGCTCGCCTCGACGAACATCGTCGACGACGTGGAGCACTGCCTCAAGGCGGACACCTCGCCCCACCTGGCGGAACAACTCACGGGCGACCGGGACTTCCTCGACGGAACGCTGCACGACGTGATGGCCGGGAAGGTGCGGCCGCGGCCGGACCTTCCGGTGGTGTTCTCGCCGTTCGGTCTCGGTGTTCTGGACCTCGCGGTCGGCCAATACGTCTACGACACACTGGTACGTTCCGGCGAGCTGGATGTCGTCGACGACTTCTTCCACGAACTGCGCCGGTACGGATGA
- a CDS encoding cytochrome P450, translated as MTTTERSDLAWLDDVTMTELERNPYPVYERLRAEAPLAYVPVLGSYVASTAEVCREVATSPDFEAVITPAGGRTFGHPAIIGVNGEIHDDLRSMVEPALQPVEVDRWIDDLVRPIARRYLERFENDGHAELVSQYCEPVSVRSLGDLLGLHDVDSDKLREWFAKLNRSFTNAAMDENGEFANPEGFREGDEAKAEIRAIVDPLIDRWIEHPDDSAISHWLHDGMPPGQTRDREYIYPTIYVYLLGAMQEPGHGMASTLVGLFSRPEQLEEVIDDPTLIPRAISEGLRWTSPIWSATARISTRPVTVAGVDLPAGTPVMMSYGSANHDTGQYEAPSEYDLHRPPLPHLAFGAGNHACAGIYFANHVMRIALEELFEAIPNLERDTREGVEFWGWGFRGPTSLHVTWEV; from the coding sequence ATGACGACGACAGAGCGTTCCGACCTCGCCTGGCTCGACGACGTCACGATGACCGAGCTCGAGCGCAACCCGTACCCGGTGTACGAGCGGCTGCGCGCCGAGGCGCCGCTGGCGTACGTCCCTGTGCTCGGCTCGTACGTCGCCTCCACCGCCGAGGTGTGCCGCGAGGTGGCGACCAGTCCCGACTTCGAAGCCGTCATCACGCCGGCGGGCGGCCGGACGTTCGGCCACCCGGCCATCATCGGCGTCAACGGCGAGATCCACGACGACCTGCGTTCGATGGTCGAGCCGGCGCTGCAGCCGGTGGAGGTCGACCGCTGGATCGACGACCTGGTGCGCCCGATCGCCCGGCGCTACCTGGAACGCTTCGAGAACGACGGGCACGCCGAGCTGGTGTCCCAGTACTGCGAGCCGGTCAGCGTGCGCTCGCTCGGCGACCTGCTCGGCCTGCACGACGTCGACTCCGACAAGCTGCGCGAATGGTTCGCGAAGCTGAACCGGTCGTTCACGAACGCGGCGATGGACGAGAACGGTGAGTTCGCCAACCCGGAGGGCTTTCGTGAGGGTGACGAGGCCAAGGCGGAGATCCGTGCCATCGTCGACCCGCTGATCGACAGGTGGATCGAGCACCCGGACGACAGCGCGATCTCCCACTGGTTGCACGACGGCATGCCTCCCGGGCAGACCCGCGACCGCGAGTACATCTACCCCACCATCTACGTCTACCTGCTCGGCGCGATGCAGGAACCCGGGCACGGCATGGCATCCACGCTCGTCGGGCTGTTCAGCAGGCCCGAGCAGTTGGAGGAGGTCATCGACGACCCCACGCTGATTCCGCGCGCCATCTCGGAAGGGCTGCGCTGGACCTCACCGATCTGGTCGGCCACCGCCCGCATTTCCACCAGGCCGGTCACCGTCGCCGGTGTCGACCTGCCCGCGGGAACACCGGTGATGATGTCCTACGGCTCGGCCAACCACGACACCGGGCAGTACGAGGCCCCGTCGGAATACGACCTGCACCGCCCCCCGCTGCCGCACCTGGCCTTCGGAGCCGGCAATCACGCGTGCGCCGGCATCTACTTCGCCAACCATGTCATGCGCATCGCGCTGGAGGAGCTGTTCGAGGCCATCCCGAACCTCGAGCGGGACACGCGCGAGGGAGTCGAGTTCTGGGGCTGGGGTTTCCGCGGGCCGACCAGCCTGCACGTCACCTGGGAGGTCTGA
- a CDS encoding 2Fe-2S iron-sulfur cluster-binding protein — protein sequence MGFVVTVGGNRVDCAADQTLLDACLRAGVWMPNSCNQGTCGTCKFRVLSGEVDHGASPLQTLTEEERAAGLALACQARPVTDLEMPSPGPSGRAVHPLRDLVATVLEVSDIARDTRRVTLGLAEPLAFEAGQYIELVVPGSGERRQYSLANTADEDKVLELHVKRVAGGVATDRWIFEGLAPGDRVEASGPLGDFHLPPAADDDGGPMVLVGGGTGLAPLVGLARTALRRHPERQLLLYHGVRGAADLYDLERFAELAERYPHFRFEPVLSEEPDAAYRRGFPTDAFLEDVPSARGWSGWLCGPPPMVQAGVKAFKRRRMAPRSIHRENFTPADALGDPDT from the coding sequence GTGGGCTTCGTGGTGACCGTCGGCGGCAACCGCGTGGACTGCGCCGCCGACCAGACCCTGCTCGACGCCTGCCTGCGGGCGGGCGTGTGGATGCCGAACTCCTGCAACCAGGGCACCTGCGGCACCTGCAAGTTCCGGGTGCTCTCCGGCGAGGTCGACCACGGCGCTTCCCCGCTCCAGACGCTGACCGAGGAGGAGCGCGCGGCGGGCCTGGCCCTCGCCTGCCAGGCCCGCCCCGTCACCGACCTGGAGATGCCCAGCCCCGGACCGTCCGGCCGGGCCGTGCACCCGCTGCGGGACCTCGTCGCCACGGTGCTGGAGGTCTCCGACATCGCCCGCGACACCCGCCGCGTGACCCTGGGCCTGGCGGAGCCGTTGGCGTTCGAGGCCGGACAGTACATCGAACTGGTCGTGCCGGGCTCCGGTGAGCGGCGACAGTACTCACTGGCCAACACCGCGGACGAGGACAAGGTGCTCGAACTGCACGTCAAGCGGGTGGCGGGCGGCGTGGCCACCGACCGTTGGATCTTCGAGGGTCTCGCACCCGGTGACCGGGTGGAGGCGTCCGGCCCGCTGGGCGATTTCCATCTCCCTCCCGCCGCAGACGACGACGGCGGGCCGATGGTGCTCGTCGGTGGCGGTACCGGCCTCGCTCCGCTGGTGGGCCTCGCACGCACGGCTCTGCGCAGGCATCCGGAACGGCAACTGCTCCTGTACCACGGGGTGCGTGGCGCCGCCGATCTCTACGACCTCGAACGGTTCGCGGAACTGGCCGAACGCTACCCACACTTCCGATTCGAGCCGGTGCTGTCCGAGGAACCCGACGCGGCGTACCGGAGAGGGTTCCCCACGGACGCCTTCCTCGAGGACGTGCCGAGCGCGCGCGGGTGGTCCGGCTGGCTGTGCGGACCACCGCCGATGGTGCAGGCCGGAGTCAAGGCGTTCAAACGGCGTCGCATGGCGCCGCGCTCGATTCACCGGGAGAACTTCACCCCGGCGGACGCGCTCGGCGACCCGGACACCTGA